A genomic segment from Peribacillus sp. ACCC06369 encodes:
- a CDS encoding Virginiamycin B lyase — translation MEINIDEYELLDKDSGPYGITTGKDGALWFTQHKANQIGRMTVNGEVTHFVVPTPDAGVLSITSTTQGDIWFTENRANKIGKLTVTGEIIEYTLPSPNSAPFGITEGHNGDIWFTEMNGNRIGRILPSGEIIQYDLPSPCSYPSFIVAGPDGAMWFTENQSNQIGRITMLGEVTNYTLPTKHAGPVGITSGPDDALWFVEINGNKIGRITTSGTISEYSIPTANARPHAIVTGPDRALWFTEWGRNQIGRISMQGEITEYLIPTQNAEPHGIILGPDGAIWFAEECNKIGRLSVL, via the coding sequence GTGGAGATAAATATTGACGAATACGAACTTCTTGACAAAGATTCTGGCCCTTATGGAATAACTACGGGAAAAGATGGTGCGCTATGGTTTACACAACATAAAGCAAATCAAATTGGTCGAATGACTGTTAACGGTGAAGTTACTCATTTCGTTGTTCCTACACCTGATGCAGGTGTCCTATCTATAACCTCCACAACTCAGGGTGATATATGGTTCACGGAAAATAGGGCGAATAAAATTGGAAAACTGACAGTAACAGGTGAAATCATCGAATATACTCTCCCGAGTCCAAATTCAGCACCTTTTGGAATAACTGAAGGACACAATGGAGACATTTGGTTTACCGAAATGAATGGAAATAGAATAGGGCGAATTTTACCATCAGGTGAAATTATTCAGTATGATTTACCGAGTCCTTGCTCCTATCCCTCTTTTATTGTTGCTGGACCTGACGGTGCCATGTGGTTTACAGAGAATCAGAGTAATCAAATTGGTCGGATTACGATGCTCGGAGAAGTGACTAATTACACTTTGCCAACAAAACATGCTGGTCCTGTAGGTATTACAAGTGGACCGGACGATGCACTCTGGTTTGTGGAAATTAACGGAAATAAAATCGGTCGAATTACTACCTCTGGAACAATAAGTGAATACTCCATCCCTACTGCAAATGCTCGCCCACACGCAATAGTAACGGGTCCTGACCGTGCTTTATGGTTCACTGAATGGGGAAGAAATCAAATTGGCCGAATTTCAATGCAAGGTGAAATTACGGAATATCTAATTCCTACACAAAATGCGGAGCCACATGGAATTATATTAGGACCTGACGGTGCCATTTGGTTCGCTGAGGAATGCAATAAAATAGGTCGGCTAAGTGTATTATAA
- a CDS encoding MerR family transcriptional regulator codes for MGDYLSISEMASIHSISRQTLIYYDKIELFKPVHIDEHGYRYYSAIQIPFLREICFLKSIGIKLNDIKHHIGNRNLTTAMSLLEFHQEFIDKEINSLMNTRTFIQQRLMKYSEAKNIKSELDKPIIEEFPERDILFIPFENKLCREELHLTLMKAWNVLSKHEMLPSEGFGTVILKDKLGTDDVFEGAGIYTSLPFIDPDMDNMMTLPAGQYACVYKYGMPYNIEFLNELVQWISENQYRIVGDVVDACLLDTTFYENDNSVDFCQLQIPVEKIT; via the coding sequence TTGGGAGATTACTTATCAATCAGTGAAATGGCTTCCATTCACAGTATCTCAAGGCAAACACTCATTTATTACGATAAGATCGAATTATTTAAACCTGTACATATTGATGAACATGGTTATCGATATTATAGTGCAATTCAGATTCCATTTCTAAGGGAAATTTGCTTTTTGAAGTCGATTGGCATCAAACTGAATGATATTAAACACCATATAGGAAATCGGAATTTAACCACTGCCATGTCACTTTTGGAATTTCACCAAGAATTCATAGATAAAGAAATAAACTCCTTGATGAATACACGTACATTTATTCAACAGAGATTAATGAAATATTCAGAAGCAAAAAATATTAAAAGTGAATTGGATAAACCTATTATTGAAGAATTTCCTGAAAGGGATATCTTGTTTATACCATTTGAAAATAAATTGTGCCGTGAAGAATTACATTTAACGCTGATGAAAGCTTGGAATGTATTAAGTAAACATGAGATGCTTCCGTCCGAGGGATTCGGCACGGTTATTTTAAAGGATAAGCTTGGAACGGATGATGTTTTCGAGGGTGCGGGAATATATACTTCATTACCTTTTATAGATCCTGATATGGATAACATGATGACTTTGCCTGCTGGGCAATATGCGTGTGTGTATAAATATGGAATGCCATATAACATTGAGTTTTTAAATGAATTGGTTCAATGGATCAGTGAAAATCAGTATAGAATTGTAGGGGACGTCGTGGACGCTTGCTTATTGGATACGACCTTTTACGAGAATGATAATAGTGTTGATTTTTGTCAGCTGCAAATCCCTGTAGAGAAAATTACTTGA
- a CDS encoding UbiD family decarboxylase has translation MAEKMNKVTDLRSALELLKSIPGQLIETDEPVDPHAELSGVYRHVGAGGTVMRPTKIGPAMVFKHVLGHEDSSVVIGLLASRERVGLMLDTKPDRLGFLLNEAVKNPIDPITISNDKAKAQEVVHYADDPDFDIRKLIPAPTNTEEDAGPYITIGMCYASDSETGESDITIHRLCLQSKDEMSMYFVPGRHLEVFREKAEKAGKPLPISISIGVDPAIEIAACFEAPTTPLGFNELSVAGAIRKEAVELVQCLTIDEKAIANAEYVIEGELVPGVRVREDQNTNTGKAMPEFPGYTGSAVAELPLIKVKAVTHRVNPIMQTVIGPSEEHVNMAGIPTEASILQMVEKAMPGKLLNVYAHTSGGGKYMAVLQFKKSQPSDEGRQRQAALLAFSAFSELKHVFIVDEDVDPFDSNDVLWALNTRYQGDVDTVFIPGVRCHPLDPSQDPAYSPTIQEKGISCKTIFDCTVPFHLKEEFKRSEFKEVDPRRFVPGFSNV, from the coding sequence ATGGCTGAAAAAATGAATAAAGTGACAGATTTACGTTCTGCCTTGGAACTATTGAAGTCCATTCCAGGACAATTGATTGAAACGGATGAACCAGTCGATCCTCATGCTGAATTATCTGGGGTTTATCGTCATGTCGGGGCTGGCGGAACAGTAATGCGTCCAACAAAAATCGGACCTGCCATGGTTTTCAAACATGTATTGGGTCACGAAGATTCAAGCGTGGTGATCGGACTTTTAGCCAGCCGGGAAAGAGTCGGACTCATGCTGGATACAAAACCGGATAGACTCGGGTTCCTTTTAAATGAAGCTGTAAAAAATCCAATTGATCCAATAACCATTTCAAATGATAAAGCGAAAGCTCAAGAAGTGGTTCACTATGCGGATGATCCGGATTTCGATATCAGAAAATTAATTCCTGCGCCTACGAATACAGAGGAAGATGCAGGCCCGTATATCACCATTGGCATGTGCTATGCCTCCGATTCAGAAACAGGTGAATCTGATATTACGATACATCGTTTATGTTTACAAAGTAAAGATGAGATGTCCATGTATTTTGTTCCTGGCCGCCATTTGGAAGTTTTTCGTGAAAAGGCTGAAAAAGCAGGGAAACCATTACCTATTTCCATTAGTATCGGTGTTGATCCTGCTATTGAAATCGCTGCTTGTTTTGAAGCACCTACGACCCCCCTTGGCTTTAATGAGTTGAGTGTTGCAGGGGCGATCAGGAAAGAAGCGGTTGAATTGGTCCAATGCTTGACCATTGATGAAAAAGCCATAGCGAATGCTGAATATGTAATAGAAGGGGAATTGGTTCCTGGAGTGCGTGTTCGGGAAGATCAAAACACCAATACCGGAAAAGCAATGCCGGAATTCCCAGGTTATACAGGTTCAGCTGTTGCGGAACTGCCTCTAATCAAAGTGAAAGCTGTAACGCATCGTGTCAATCCAATCATGCAAACAGTTATTGGTCCAAGTGAAGAACATGTGAATATGGCTGGCATTCCAACTGAAGCAAGCATTCTTCAAATGGTGGAAAAGGCCATGCCAGGCAAGTTATTGAATGTTTATGCCCATACTTCTGGTGGTGGTAAATACATGGCTGTTCTTCAATTCAAGAAAAGTCAGCCGAGTGATGAAGGACGACAAAGACAAGCTGCACTGTTGGCTTTCTCTGCCTTTTCTGAACTAAAGCATGTATTCATAGTGGATGAAGATGTGGATCCATTCGATAGTAATGATGTTTTGTGGGCGTTAAATACTCGTTATCAAGGTGATGTTGATACGGTTTTCATTCCTGGAGTGCGCTGTCACCCGTTAGATCCTTCACAAGATCCCGCATACAGCCCTACCATTCAGGAAAAGGGGATTTCCTGTAAGACCATTTTTGACTGTACAGTACCGTTTCATTTAAAAGAGGAATTTAAAAGGTCTGAATTTAAAGAGGTAGATCCAAGGCGGTTCGTTCCTGGTTTTTCCAATGTATAA
- a CDS encoding non-oxidative hydroxyarylic acid decarboxylases subunit B — translation MKIIVGITGATGAIFGIRILQMLKSSEVETHLIMSPWAHATIQHETSYSVKDVEGLADHSYSYKDQAARISSGSFRVDGMIVAPCSMKTLASIRMGLADNLLTRSADVMLKERKKLLLMTRETPLNTIHLENMTELSKMGTIIFPPMPAFYNHPENVNDIIDHLAYRALDQFEIDAHGAKRWDGMKYRAKI, via the coding sequence ATGAAAATCATCGTTGGGATAACAGGGGCGACTGGAGCCATTTTCGGAATTAGGATTCTTCAGATGCTTAAAAGCAGTGAAGTGGAGACCCATTTAATCATGTCCCCTTGGGCACATGCCACCATTCAACATGAAACTTCATATTCTGTTAAAGACGTGGAGGGATTAGCTGATCATTCCTATTCTTATAAAGATCAAGCAGCAAGAATATCAAGTGGATCTTTCCGGGTTGATGGAATGATCGTAGCACCTTGCAGTATGAAAACACTAGCTTCCATTCGCATGGGACTTGCCGATAATTTGTTAACGCGATCTGCTGACGTCATGTTGAAGGAAAGAAAAAAATTATTGCTAATGACAAGAGAAACCCCTCTAAATACGATTCATTTGGAGAATATGACGGAGCTTTCCAAAATGGGGACCATTATATTCCCTCCGATGCCAGCCTTCTATAATCATCCTGAGAACGTTAACGATATCATTGATCATCTTGCTTATAGGGCGTTAGATCAATTTGAAATTGATGCTCATGGTGCGAAGCGATGGGACGGAATGAAATATCGCGCCAAAATATAA
- a CDS encoding pyridoxamine 5'-phosphate oxidase family protein: MEMPIEVFTLLNGKELADKQHEAMMLLTVSEEGWPHTAMISVGEIVALSRGELRIGLWPDTSTTTNVIRTHKATLVLFWKGKAHYIRLSIERLKELPNARYQRERFYAKIVEAREDIAKYAEITSGIKIDLKNSKEVVERWSETIEDLLQKNSASNNF, translated from the coding sequence ATGGAAATGCCAATAGAGGTATTTACCTTGTTAAATGGCAAAGAATTGGCCGACAAACAACATGAAGCCATGATGTTGTTGACGGTAAGTGAAGAAGGATGGCCACATACTGCTATGATTAGTGTGGGTGAGATCGTAGCATTAAGCCGTGGGGAATTAAGGATTGGTCTATGGCCGGATACTTCGACTACAACCAATGTCATTCGTACCCATAAAGCTACACTGGTTTTGTTTTGGAAAGGGAAAGCTCATTATATTCGACTATCGATAGAGAGATTAAAAGAGCTGCCAAATGCCCGGTACCAAAGAGAAAGGTTCTACGCCAAAATAGTAGAGGCACGGGAGGATATTGCTAAGTATGCTGAAATAACCTCTGGAATTAAAATCGACTTGAAAAATTCCAAAGAAGTCGTAGAACGATGGAGTGAGACCATAGAGGACCTCCTTCAAAAAAATTCCGCAAGTAACAACTTTTAG
- a CDS encoding alpha/beta hydrolase: MEMYVKELGDHRIQIADYPGTKGTIIAIHGLTGNHKQMHYYAEMLKGEYRVISIDLRGRGNSSSADEQSSIFNHAEDVIELIQELKINNPILIGYSMGAFISSVVASKLTSVQALILLDGAATSSQQQRDIVQPSLGRLSKEYESQESYIAEIKEIYSRLGIKWTDHLQSVVEYEVHEVDGHWENKSSEDSILSDFTSFYSFVPKEVCSLITCKTLLVYASGKIGDFPPLFYEEAYDDTKKYTPDIETIVSTCNHYTMVFENRVEINEGIKSFLKRI; the protein is encoded by the coding sequence ATGGAAATGTATGTAAAGGAATTGGGGGATCATAGAATCCAAATTGCAGATTATCCAGGAACGAAAGGGACAATCATCGCCATACATGGTTTAACGGGTAATCATAAGCAAATGCATTATTATGCAGAAATGTTAAAAGGCGAGTACAGAGTCATTTCGATTGACTTGAGAGGGAGGGGAAATAGTTCAAGTGCAGATGAGCAGTCTTCTATTTTCAATCATGCAGAGGATGTAATTGAGTTAATTCAGGAGTTAAAGATTAATAATCCAATTTTGATTGGGTATTCAATGGGAGCATTCATCTCAAGCGTTGTAGCCAGTAAATTAACCTCGGTACAAGCCCTGATATTATTGGATGGTGCGGCCACTTCCTCTCAACAACAAAGGGACATCGTACAACCATCACTAGGCCGATTAAGTAAAGAATATGAATCTCAAGAAAGTTATATTGCGGAAATTAAGGAAATCTATAGCCGTTTGGGTATCAAATGGACGGATCATCTGCAAAGTGTGGTGGAGTATGAGGTTCATGAAGTGGATGGTCACTGGGAGAATAAATCATCAGAAGATAGCATTCTTTCAGATTTCACTAGTTTTTATTCTTTTGTCCCTAAAGAAGTTTGTAGTCTAATTACCTGTAAAACCTTATTGGTTTATGCCAGTGGGAAAATAGGGGATTTTCCTCCATTATTTTATGAAGAAGCCTATGATGATACGAAGAAATATACACCTGATATTGAAACGATCGTTTCAACTTGTAACCACTATACAATGGTGTTTGAAAATAGAGTGGAAATTAATGAAGGGATAAAGTCTTTCTTAAAACGAATTTAA
- a CDS encoding cyclase family protein, with protein sequence MKIIDLTLELYDGLVTNNDLPAIGIKDEPLEHKGKHDSLPKGFRTKLISFSDHSGTHVDVPSHFSVNEESFENIKLKKMFGDALILDVSMLKATDEPVTKDLLEEAERRQGVYVEKDDIVLIRIWGQEWGKEGFFEAQALDNSVAEWFIEKQVHIVGLDLPNADSNQDSESGIHQKLLNNDIYIVENLVNLEKLPKHSRFLFFGIPLKLKNATASPIRALSILDSQLI encoded by the coding sequence TTGAAAATCATTGATTTAACATTGGAACTGTACGATGGTCTAGTTACAAATAATGATTTACCTGCAATAGGCATTAAAGATGAACCTCTTGAACATAAGGGAAAACATGATTCGCTTCCTAAAGGATTCCGTACCAAGTTGATCTCTTTTTCTGATCATAGTGGGACACATGTCGATGTACCTTCACATTTCTCTGTAAATGAGGAGTCGTTTGAAAACATCAAGCTGAAGAAAATGTTTGGGGATGCCCTCATACTGGATGTAAGCATGTTAAAAGCAACAGATGAACCTGTTACGAAAGATTTACTTGAAGAGGCGGAACGCAGGCAGGGAGTATATGTTGAAAAAGACGATATTGTCCTCATCAGGATATGGGGACAAGAATGGGGGAAAGAAGGCTTTTTTGAAGCGCAGGCTTTAGATAATAGTGTGGCCGAATGGTTTATCGAAAAGCAAGTGCATATTGTCGGGTTGGATTTGCCCAATGCCGATTCGAACCAGGATTCAGAAAGTGGAATTCATCAAAAATTACTGAACAATGATATATATATCGTCGAAAATCTAGTGAATCTGGAAAAATTACCTAAGCACTCTCGCTTTCTTTTTTTCGGGATCCCTTTAAAACTAAAAAATGCAACAGCCTCACCTATTAGAGCACTATCGATACTTGACTCTCAATTAATTTAA
- a CDS encoding carboxymuconolactone decarboxylase family protein, with product MSEGLSYFKEVYDVVPGWVQKMHDYSPNALDHYTNLRSNIMQEGALTKKEKDILLVGMNAARLYERSMVYHTKGAMDGGATLPELVEYLIVSYLYNGTKALSIGIKSLEYALTLKGIRYPEISGHKETAEEILLYMIELLGDEETAFVSNVLKLVKSEDQNSLKDYILSDSVVTKKLKHILMTGIFITELKGKQVGEWMGTSRLNGASEEQLAEVGLICLLTAGIPAWFEASDSLIENK from the coding sequence ATGAGCGAAGGATTATCGTATTTTAAAGAAGTTTATGATGTGGTACCAGGCTGGGTGCAAAAAATGCACGATTATAGCCCAAATGCACTTGATCACTATACAAACTTACGCAGTAACATCATGCAAGAGGGAGCCTTGACGAAGAAGGAGAAAGATATCTTACTGGTAGGCATGAATGCTGCAAGGTTGTATGAACGGAGTATGGTTTACCATACAAAAGGGGCAATGGATGGTGGAGCAACATTACCGGAACTGGTGGAATACCTAATTGTTTCATACTTATATAACGGAACTAAAGCCTTAAGTATAGGAATTAAGTCTTTGGAATATGCCCTTACACTTAAAGGCATTCGATATCCCGAAATAAGTGGCCATAAAGAAACAGCAGAAGAAATCCTGCTTTATATGATTGAGCTATTAGGTGATGAGGAGACGGCATTCGTCTCGAATGTTTTGAAACTGGTTAAATCTGAAGACCAAAACTCCCTCAAAGATTATATATTGAGTGATTCAGTCGTTACAAAAAAGCTAAAACATATCCTGATGACAGGAATATTCATTACAGAATTAAAAGGGAAACAGGTTGGGGAATGGATGGGGACCTCAAGGTTAAATGGAGCTTCGGAAGAACAATTAGCGGAAGTGGGACTAATATGCTTATTGACTGCTGGAATACCTGCTTGGTTTGAAGCAAGTGATTCATTAATAGAAAATAAGTAA
- a CDS encoding CoA transferase subunit A encodes MTKVHQDIEAALSCVKNGHTLMVGGFGLIGAPLTLIDGLAKKDVAGLTVISNNLGEKGKGLGVLLSQKKIKKAIGSYFTSNREIGELYLRGEIELELLPQGTLAESIRAGGAGIGGYYTKTSVGTELAKGKEEREINGATYMFEPAIRANVALIRAWKADALGNLVYYKTARNFNPVMATAADVVIAEVDEIVEPGELSPEEIVTPHLFVDGIIKAKKFLTKEGVKDYE; translated from the coding sequence ATGACGAAAGTACATCAAGATATAGAAGCAGCTTTATCTTGTGTGAAGAACGGTCATACATTAATGGTTGGAGGGTTTGGCTTGATCGGTGCCCCTCTTACTTTAATTGATGGTTTGGCCAAAAAGGATGTAGCAGGCTTAACTGTCATCAGTAACAATTTAGGCGAGAAAGGGAAAGGTCTGGGAGTTCTCCTAAGTCAGAAGAAAATAAAAAAAGCGATTGGTTCTTATTTTACAAGCAATCGTGAAATTGGGGAGCTTTACCTACGTGGTGAAATTGAATTAGAACTTTTACCACAGGGGACATTAGCGGAATCCATTCGTGCTGGCGGTGCTGGCATAGGCGGTTACTATACGAAAACGAGTGTAGGGACCGAATTAGCAAAAGGAAAAGAAGAAAGGGAGATAAATGGAGCTACATATATGTTTGAACCTGCCATAAGAGCAAATGTAGCTTTGATCCGGGCATGGAAGGCAGATGCGCTTGGTAATCTTGTTTATTATAAAACTGCTCGAAACTTTAATCCGGTTATGGCAACAGCCGCAGACGTCGTAATTGCAGAAGTGGATGAGATAGTTGAACCTGGTGAACTCTCGCCAGAGGAGATTGTAACACCGCATCTATTCGTCGATGGAATTATTAAGGCGAAGAAATTCCTGACGAAGGAAGGTGTCAAAGATTATGAGTGA
- a CDS encoding 3-oxoacid CoA-transferase subunit B produces the protein MSEKESMQNMIARRAAKELTGPCIVNLGIGIPTLVAKYIDDENVFFHTENGLLGVAEVDEDKIDPNLVNAGKLPVGESIGASFFNSAESFAMIRGGHIDVAILGVLQVGQTGEIANWAVPGKNIMGVGGAMDLLVGAKKVIVTMTHTSKEGQSKVLKECTYPITSNRSVDMIITELAVFEVIDKQLHLIELMPGVTIEEVRAKTEADFIY, from the coding sequence ATGAGTGAAAAAGAATCAATGCAAAATATGATAGCAAGACGCGCGGCAAAAGAATTGACCGGTCCTTGTATAGTGAACCTTGGAATCGGGATTCCGACCTTGGTTGCAAAATACATTGATGATGAAAATGTTTTTTTCCATACGGAAAATGGATTATTAGGGGTTGCAGAAGTGGATGAAGATAAAATCGATCCCAATTTAGTAAATGCAGGCAAGTTACCAGTAGGGGAATCGATTGGTGCATCATTCTTTAATAGTGCAGAATCGTTTGCAATGATCCGTGGAGGCCACATCGATGTTGCTATCTTAGGTGTTTTGCAGGTAGGTCAAACCGGGGAAATTGCAAATTGGGCGGTGCCTGGCAAGAATATCATGGGTGTTGGAGGAGCGATGGACCTATTGGTTGGTGCCAAAAAAGTGATCGTGACAATGACACATACAAGTAAGGAAGGTCAAAGTAAAGTTTTAAAAGAGTGCACCTACCCCATTACTTCCAATCGAAGCGTTGACATGATCATCACTGAATTGGCTGTCTTTGAAGTTATTGACAAACAGTTGCACCTGATTGAATTGATGCCCGGTGTAACGATCGAAGAAGTAAGAGCAAAAACGGAAGCGGATTTTATCTATTAA
- a CDS encoding muconate cycloisomerase family protein → MKIRSVDVYIIDLPTIRPHQLAMHTIVEQTIILARVMDEEGAEGWAEVATIGGASYGEGTPEAIKVNIDTYIAPLIIGKNPIHYDKIMHEVSLNVRGNNFAKAVVESAMVDLVARRRNIPAYELFGGQIHKSLPVAWTLASGDTNKDIEEAKESLHQKRHNIFKLKIGKGNPYKNVEHVLKIIEAVGDQARITVDVNQAWDETTATYCIEALQEGGVSMVEQPLPAWDNEGMSRLTERFKVPIMADESLNTLQDSFQIAKHRAGNSFALKICKHGGMTQTKKVAAIAEGVGFGLYGGTMIESSLGTAICAQLYSTIPKFEFGTELFGPLLFKENITLNQIKYENFEIIIPDGPGFGMEIDMEKVKHFSRGL, encoded by the coding sequence ATGAAAATACGTTCAGTAGATGTATACATTATTGATTTACCCACAATTCGTCCTCATCAGCTTGCCATGCATACGATCGTGGAACAAACAATCATTCTTGCCCGTGTCATGGATGAAGAGGGAGCGGAAGGTTGGGCAGAGGTGGCGACAATAGGCGGGGCTTCATATGGTGAGGGGACGCCTGAGGCGATAAAAGTGAATATTGATACTTATATCGCCCCACTTATCATAGGTAAAAACCCAATCCATTATGACAAAATCATGCATGAGGTTTCACTTAATGTTAGAGGGAATAATTTTGCAAAGGCTGTCGTTGAATCGGCCATGGTGGATTTAGTAGCTAGAAGGAGAAACATCCCTGCCTATGAATTATTCGGAGGGCAAATTCATAAATCATTGCCGGTGGCATGGACTTTGGCAAGTGGGGATACGAATAAAGATATCGAAGAAGCGAAAGAATCCTTACACCAAAAACGTCATAATATCTTTAAATTGAAAATTGGCAAAGGTAATCCATATAAGAATGTGGAGCATGTATTGAAAATTATTGAAGCAGTAGGAGATCAAGCCCGCATTACGGTTGATGTTAATCAAGCATGGGATGAAACAACGGCTACGTATTGCATTGAAGCTTTACAGGAAGGTGGGGTTTCCATGGTCGAACAGCCGCTGCCAGCTTGGGATAATGAAGGGATGTCAAGATTGACCGAACGTTTTAAGGTTCCGATCATGGCCGATGAATCATTGAATACTTTACAAGATTCATTCCAAATAGCTAAACATAGAGCAGGTAATTCCTTTGCGTTGAAAATATGTAAACATGGTGGAATGACCCAAACGAAAAAGGTGGCTGCGATTGCAGAAGGTGTAGGTTTTGGTTTGTATGGCGGAACGATGATTGAATCATCATTAGGAACGGCCATTTGTGCACAACTTTATTCAACCATTCCAAAATTTGAATTCGGTACTGAATTATTTGGACCGTTACTTTTCAAAGAAAATATTACGCTAAACCAAATTAAATATGAGAATTTTGAAATAATCATCCCGGATGGGCCAGGATTTGGCATGGAGATAGATATGGAAAAAGTAAAACATTTTTCAAGAGGTCTTTAA
- a CDS encoding DUF3870 domain-containing protein, translated as MGQPTLLITAYAKAPQNTSMYENYKYAGMVLEIHKESHIIINAEFTFLTTLAQDFFKRMIVGFDFSKNIDSLIDNIKTDFLAPSQQSVIVALKIAHQRYKDSLEERNKNRRG; from the coding sequence ATGGGACAGCCAACATTATTAATCACCGCCTATGCGAAGGCACCGCAAAATACGAGCATGTATGAAAATTATAAATACGCTGGGATGGTACTTGAAATCCACAAGGAAAGTCACATTATCATTAATGCAGAATTTACGTTTTTAACAACTTTGGCCCAGGATTTTTTTAAGCGAATGATAGTTGGTTTTGATTTTAGTAAAAATATTGATTCCTTAATAGATAATATTAAAACGGACTTTTTGGCTCCATCGCAGCAGTCGGTGATTGTTGCCTTGAAAATAGCTCACCAAAGATATAAGGATAGTTTAGAAGAAAGAAATAAAAATAGGAGGGGGTAG
- a CDS encoding thiolase family protein, which translates to MSNVVIIDSVRTAIGKLGGALENVPADFLAAAVLDEVIKRADIPKESIDEVIMGQAKQSSDASNLARVASLRAGFPVEVPGYTVHRQCGSGIQAINSASQQIQCGFGDVIIAGGAESMSTAPYYMRNIRFGLKSGNGQLLDPNTESQPGSQPIEDYGMLTMGMTAENLAEKYSISRTEQDEFALRSQENARRAISTEIFSKEIVPYQIKTKKGLMEFNVDEHPRETSLEKLASLKPVFKKNGTVTAGNSSGRNDGASALILMSEEVAKRSGKKPKARVIAQAVAGVSPNFMGLGPVDSTLKALQKSGLKLNDIDLIELNEAFSAQALAVIKELNLDMNKVNPNGGAIAMGHPIGATGAILATKLIHELERTGKRYGLITLCIAGGLGISTIIENKQI; encoded by the coding sequence TTGAGCAATGTAGTTATTATAGACTCGGTTCGCACCGCTATAGGGAAATTAGGGGGAGCATTGGAAAATGTTCCTGCCGATTTCCTGGCAGCCGCTGTCCTTGATGAAGTTATCAAGAGAGCGGATATTCCTAAAGAGAGTATTGATGAAGTGATTATGGGACAAGCCAAACAAAGTTCAGACGCGTCAAATTTGGCAAGGGTTGCATCGCTCAGGGCAGGCTTCCCTGTGGAAGTACCAGGTTATACTGTTCACCGACAATGCGGATCCGGCATCCAGGCGATCAATTCTGCCAGTCAACAAATACAATGCGGATTTGGAGATGTAATCATTGCAGGTGGAGCGGAATCAATGAGCACGGCTCCATACTATATGAGAAATATCCGTTTTGGGTTGAAATCAGGCAATGGACAGTTATTGGACCCGAATACGGAAAGCCAGCCAGGTTCACAGCCCATAGAAGATTACGGTATGTTAACGATGGGAATGACAGCAGAAAATCTGGCTGAAAAATATTCCATTTCAAGGACTGAACAAGATGAATTTGCTTTAAGGAGCCAGGAAAATGCAAGACGGGCAATTTCTACGGAAATATTTTCGAAAGAAATCGTTCCCTATCAAATTAAAACGAAAAAGGGGTTAATGGAATTTAATGTGGATGAGCACCCAAGAGAAACCAGTCTGGAAAAGTTGGCTAGTTTAAAACCGGTTTTCAAAAAAAATGGAACGGTAACCGCAGGAAATAGTAGTGGAAGGAATGATGGTGCATCCGCTCTGATACTTATGTCGGAAGAAGTAGCCAAAAGGAGTGGTAAAAAGCCGAAAGCAAGAGTGATTGCTCAAGCTGTAGCAGGCGTATCACCGAATTTCATGGGGCTGGGGCCTGTTGACTCTACCTTGAAAGCGCTTCAAAAGTCAGGGTTGAAACTGAATGATATTGATTTAATAGAACTGAACGAAGCCTTTTCTGCACAAGCTTTGGCAGTGATCAAAGAATTGAACCTTGATATGAATAAGGTGAACCCTAACGGCGGTGCCATTGCCATGGGACATCCAATTGGTGCCACTGGTGCAATTTTAGCAACCAAATTGATACATGAGCTAGAAAGAACCGGAAAAAGATATGGGCTAATCACACTATGTATAGCAGGTGGATTGGGAATCAGTACGATTATTGAAAATAAACAGATATAA